DNA from Thermoplasma acidophilum DSM 1728:
GGGGAAGGATGGGAATCGTTAATATCGTATGTTTTTCAAACATGAATCATTTTTATAGGGAATGTTTGAGGATGGAAGCAGCGGTGAGATTGAGATATTTAGGAAATACACTGGATTCCAAAATAGAGTTTCATTTATCATTCTGCTTCGTATACTTGTAAACGCGTTTGCTAAAATAACTCCTTCTGAATTCTATGGTATATGCGTGTACGGACAGAAATCAATTTCTAAATCAGAAGATAATGCCTTGGCTGGAAAATAATTAACAATGGGTAAATAATGTTTCCCCCACGTAAAAAGCCTAGTTTAGATCACGTTGATCGAACGTCTCTGCTGATTTTCTTGCTATTTAGCACTTGGGCTTTCAGTATTTCCGAATCCAACCATGTTATTGAATTTCTTCTTGTTAAGCGAATATATTATTATACCTGCATGTGAGAGGACTATAAACATCGCCACTGAGGCGTATTGAATTTGGCTTGAATAGTAGTACGCACTTAACGATAGGCTGTACCCCTCAATAGCGAGCGAAAGGAAAGTCCCTGTGATGATAGTAACTACAGCGATGCCAAGAAGTACAAGGCCAAATTTCCTGTTCATGGTGTATCCTGCATAATCAGGCATATATTTCTCTGCTTGAAAATTAGAAGGACCTGAGAGCGCATTTCCACCTGTTAGTGTCCTGTAAATAAGAATAAGTGAAATTATAGACCATGTGAGAAAGATGAAATAAATGAACCACATGGCAATGCTGTAATTTCTGTTTGTGTTGTCCGCATAGGCCGAATAGAGAAAAATCAGCATAAGCCAACCGACAATTATGCCTATTATGCGAGAGACACTAATATGCCCGGGTGAAGATAAGTTCATAAATAAAAATATAACTTCTGAATATAAACTTTTTTTACTTAATGCATTAAGAATACCATTTGGATGAGTTTTAATGCTCAGATAACAATCGTTTGATTTTACAGGATTCGCCAATATTTCATTTATCCATGCGATAGTATCGAATGCCGCGTTGGGATTAGGACTGAGAGGCATCTTCGCTCCCTGAAATACCGAATTATTTGCTATACTGGAAGATAAACTGTTTGTACAAATTCATCAGTATGGATACTAGATTCTGCAGTCATCCCCGTTCCCAGTGTTATCTCTATGATTAAAGAAGTGTTTTGTTCTGACCATACGCCACAAGAAATTCCGACGAAAACATTATTAATCAAGTTTAAATATGCCCCACATCCTGTGATAATATGGTTAGTGTCAAATACGTTCCAAGTGATCTGTTGATCAATTACGTCTCCGAGAAGCTCAAGAGCGAGAAGAAGATAGCTGAGCCTGACTGGTCAAAATACGTTAAGACCGGCATAAGCCGTGAGAAATCTCCGGTGAACAGGGACTGGATTTATGTACGCGCTGCGGCAATGCTCAGAAAGCTCTACATAAACGGTTACCTCGGTATATCCAGGATGAGCAGCGAATACGGCGGAAAGGTTGACAGGGGATCAAAAAGATACCATGCTGCCCAGGGAAGCAGGTCTATTATAAGGTATCTGTTCCACGAGCTGGAAAAGGCAGGATACGTGCAGAAGACACCGAAGGGAAGATCTCTTTCACCTCAGGGAATGTCTCTGCTTGACAACGCTAGCAAGGATATAATAAAGCAGCTTGCAGAAAAGGACCCTGCGTTCCAGAAATTCATCTGATAACGTATCTGCATCAGGATATGCAGGTTCGATCGGTCTTGCGTGGGAATAAAAATCCTTATAAATTAAGTTGAAATCGGTAATATACTGGATCTGATTGCTTGATGGATGTACCCCAGCAGGGTGTGTCCATAATCCCGCTGATGATACATGGCATCTCATCCGAAAGTGATGCATATGGATGATGACGAGGAACTTGAAAGAATAAGAAGGCAGCAGCTTGAAAGCATGCAAAGGCAGGCCATGCAGGAGCAGATGCGTGAGGAGCAGGAGAAGCAGAGAGAGGCAGAGAGGGCCAGGCGTCAGCAGATACTGAGGCAGATACTGGATCCGTCCGCAAGAGAGCGCCTCAACAATGTCAGGCTTGTCAGGCCAGATCTTGCCGATAACGTCGAAAACCAGCTGATTCAGCTTGCCAGCATGGGAAGGATAAACCGCATGCTTTCAGAAAGGGATATAATTGATATATTAAGTAAGCTTACCGAGAATAAAAGAGAACCAAAGATAGAGAGGAGAAGCAAATGAGCCGGAACAAGGAGCTTGGTAGAAAGATACGCTTGATGAAGAAGATAAAGCAGAACAGAAGGGTGCCTGGCTGGGTTATGATGAGGACAGCCAGGAAGGTGACGCAGAACCCACTCAGGAGAAACTGGAGACGCGGAAGTCTGAAGATATGAGGTGAAGCTGATGGCAGATGAAACAGTGGCTCAGGAAGTCATAATAAATGTACCGCTCAGAGATGCAAAGGCATCCTCAAGAAAGAGGAGAGCTGACACTGCCGTATCGATCCTGAGGAATTTTGTTTCAAAGAAGATGAAAATAGATAAGGGCAAGATATGGATCGATCCAAAAGTAAGTGAAAAGATATGGGAGCGTGGAAGGGAACATATTCCATCGAAAATGTCCGTGAAGGTAATAAAATTAGAAGAAGGGACAACGGAAATCATAATGCCGTGATTCCGGCTCAACTTTTTTCAATCTGCTCATCAACCGGTGATGTATTGTGATAAGGAAAACGTCAGTTCTCAGAAGTAACTTTATCGGCATTTACGCGAAGGCCTGGGATGACGTTGCCTTCATCACCATGATGGCCGATGAAAAGACGGTTGCCGATTTTCAGGAAGTACTGCAGGTTGATGTCAGGAGGATAAGCATAGACAATTCCAGCCTCATAGGAACAATGATGGTCATGAACTCTAATGGCCTCATAGTTCCCTACGGTTCGGAGATAACCGGCCTTGGCGATCTGGACGGAAGAAACGTTCTTCAGCTGAAGGACAAGATCAATGCCATAGGCAATGACATAATAGCAAACGATCACGGCGCCATAATACACAAGAACTTCAGCAACAGATCGCGCAAGGAGATAGAGGACACGCTCGGCGTGGAGACCATAAGAACCACCATAGGAAACATACTGACCGTAGGCTCAGCTGGTATACTGACATCAAAGGGAATGCTGGTAAATCCGGAAACCGATGACGATGAGCTCGAATTTCTGAGAGACTTCTTCAAGGTTTCGGTAAAGTCCGGAACAGCCAACTTTGGAAGCATCTATGTTGGAGCATCCATAGTGGCAAATTCAAAGGGCGTTCTTGTTGGCAAGGACACCACGCCAATCGAGATGGACAGGATAGATGACGTCCTGTCCTGATCGGTGAAAGAAGCCATAAAAACTTCTATTTTCTGAAGCCTTTAACCTGTGAAATCCTTATTATCGGGTGAAGATCTATGCCATTCTCCTTGAGGAGATCCGATCCGCCCTCCTCCCTGTCAACAACGCAGTAAGCGCGTTTCACCACCGCCCCATTCTCTCTGAGCGTATTTACCGCCTTCAGAACAGAGTTGCCAGTCGTTACCACATCCTCTATCACATCGATCTCCTCTCCTTTTTCGAACTTCCCCACAAGAAGGCTCATAGTTCCATGGGATCTCTCCTTTCTCACTATTATGTACGGTATGGACATCTGCAGTGCGGTTGCCACAATGAGTGGCACAGCGCCCAGCTCCATGCCGGCTATCTTGCTGGATCTTATCATTCCTGAGAATTCCGAGGCTATTTTTCTCAAAACAGAAGGATCTGTTGCAGCTTCCTTGATGTCCACATAGTATGTGGATCTCTTGCCGGATGTGAGAACAAAATCACCGAACTTTATTGCTCCAACTCTAAGAAGATCCTCTTCCAGACCACCCATCTGTATCCTCAGGCGATCTGTTGGACAGAAAAAAAGGTTTCCATCCGCTTCTAAGTGGAACTATGAGGATTGCTAATATTCATTAACCGGGTCAGCATCTTTCACAGAGGATGTACGAGAACAGGCAGTACCAGGTGGAGGCCATCGATTTTCTCAGGAGTTCTTTGCAGAAAAGCTACGGCGTGGCACTTGAATCTCCAACCGGTTCCGGCAAGACCATCATGGCATTGAAATCTGCCCTGCAGTATTCAAGTGAAAGGAAGCTCAAGGTTCTGTACCTTGTCCGCACCAATTCGCAGGAGGAACAGGTTATAAAGGAATTGAGATCTCTTTCATCCACGATGAAGATCCGCGCAATACCAATGCAGGGCAGGGTCAATATGTGCATACTCTACAGGATGGTTGACGATCTGCACGAGATAAATGCAGAATCTCTTGCAAAATTCTGCAACATGAAGAAGCGTGAGGTCATGGCCGGAAATGAGGCTGCATGCCCGTACTTCAACTTCAAGATAAGATCCGATGAAACGAAGAGGTTTCTTTTCGACGAGCTGCCGACTGCGGAGGAATTTTACGATTATGGGGAAAGGAACAACGTGTGCCCTTATGAAAGCATGAAGGCAGCACTGCCAGATGCAGACATTGTTATAGCACCTTATGCATATTTTCTCAACAGGTCCGTGGCAGAGAAGTTTCTCAGCCACTGGGGCGTCTCAAGAAACCAGATAGTGATAATACTGGATGAAGCGCACAACCTGCCGGATATAGGCAGATCCATAGGATCCTTCAGGATATCTGTGGAATCGCTGAACAGAGCAGACAGGGAGGCTCAGGCATACGGTGATCCAGAGCTGTCGCAGAAGATCCATGTTTCCGATCTGATAGAGATGATCAGAAGTGCTTTGCAGAGCATGGTCAGCGAGAGATGCGGGAAGGGCGACGTCAGGATAAGGTTCCAGGAATTCATGGAATATATGAGGATAATGAACAAGAGGAGCGAGAGAGAAATAAGATCGCTGCTGAACTATCTCTATCTCTTCGGCGAATACGTGGAAAACGAGAAGGAAAAGGTGGGCAAGGTACCTTTCAGTTATTGCTCGTCCGTTGCCAGCAGGATCATCGCATTCTCTGACCAGGATGAGGAGAAGTACGCGGCCATACTTTCGCCGGAAGACGGCGGATATATGCAGGCGGCCTGCCTTGATCCGTCTGGAATACTGGAGGTGCTGAAGGAATCCAAGACGATACACATGTCCGGAACGCTTGATCCTTTCGATTTCTATTCCGACATCACCGGTTTCGAGATTCCTTTCAAGAAGATAGGCGAAATATTTCCTCCTGAGAACAGATACATTGCGTATTACGATGGGGTGTCATCAAAATACGACACGCTGGATGAAAAGGAACTGGACAGAATGGCGACGGTGATAGAGGATATAATACTGAAGGTGAAGAAGAACACCATAGTGTACTTTCCATCATATTCGCTCATGGACAGGGTTGAGAACAGGGTATCATTCGAACACATGAAGGAGTACAGGGGCATAGACCAGAAGGAACTGTACTCCATGCTTAAGAAATTCAGGAGGGATCATGGTACAATTTTCGCAGTATCTGGCGGAAGGCTTTCTGAAGGCATAAATTTTCCGGGAAACGAACTGGAGATGATAATACTCGCGGGCCTGCCTTTCCCGAGGCCGGACGCCATCAACAGATCGCTGTTTGACTACTATGAGAGGAAATACGGCAAGGGCTGGGAATACAGCGTCGTGTATCCAACGGCCATAAAGATAAGGCAGGAGATAGGGAGGCTCATAAGGAGTGCGGAAGATACAGGCGCCTGCGTGATCCTGGACAAGAGGGCCGGCCAGTTCAGGAAATTCATACCTGATATGAAGAAGACGTCGGATCCGGCATCGGATATATACAATTTTTTCATATCTGCGCAGGCACGCGAAAAATATGGGGCCTGAACCCTGCGTGGAAAACGTTTTATGCCTGTTTTGATTTGTAAAAATGGTTTATATGGCTATAAATGCTGTGGCCGGCTCCATCAGGGAGTTCTCGCCTAAGGACATAGATCAGGTATACAGGATAGCTCAGGAATCTCTGACAGAGTTCTACACGCAGTCCCTGATCATGGATCTGCACAGGGAATGGCCGGAGTCATTTATGGTGTACACCATAACGGATACCGTAGTCGGCTTCATAGTCGGATCCAAATATTCAAGGACGGAAGCAAGAATACTCCTCTTCGCCGTGGACGAAAGATTCAGAAAGATGGGGGTCGGATCTGCGCTCATGGATCGCTTCCTGCAGCTTTGCAGGGAGGAGAACATGCTGAGTGTGCGCCTGGAGGTACGGACAGACAACGACGAGGCAATAAGGTTTTACAAGAAATACGGTTTCGTCATAACTGCACTCCTTCCAGGATATTACAGCGATTCTTCAAACGCCTACACTATGTGGCGCATAGTTTAGCAAAATGGCGTCATAGTCCTATGACGCGCGCATTGCATTATGAGAACAGCGAATATGTTCACAGATTCAAAGGAGATTCTATCTTCCAGAAGATCATCGGATATGCGGTGGCGGTTAATTTCATCGTGGGATTGAGGCGCAATTCAGCTGGATAAGGTCGGCATTTATATCAAAGACCATGATCATTAAAAAATGTTCCACCATTAAGGTGGAATCAGGCATCAGAATACCGGGATCTTGCCCTCTACAAACTCCATTGTCAGGTCGGATATGTGGGCAAGGCGGTCGTCAACAAGGTTTCTGATGTTGTTCTTGTGCTTGGAGTGGTCGACGTTTCCCTCATATATAACCTGCACGCTCGCCACATGCGGATCGTCGATGGGCCTTCCGATCTGCGATACTATTCTAACAAGAACCTCCGCTATGTCGTTTCCTTCCTCCTTGACGATGTCATTCGCTATTTTGTTTGAAAGCACATTGTACAGCTTACCCACATGCGTTACGGGGTTCTTTCCTGCAGCGGCCTCCATGCTCATGGCCCTGTATGGAGTTATCAGGCCGTTAACCCTGTTGCCCCTGCCAACTGAACCGTCGTCGCCGTTCTCCATGGACATGCCAGTGACGGTCAGATAGCCCACAGCCTTTCCATCCTCCTTTATGTCAGCGGTGTTGATGTAGACCTTTACCTCCTTATCCGTGTACTCCACAGCGTTGTCAAGAACTAGCTGCTTCAGCTCATCCTTAATGTTGAAGTACTCGTCGGCATCGTGTATGTACTTATCCACCATTGCGGCTGCGACGGTCAGGTTGATGGTGTCCTTCTGCCTGAAACCCATGACCTTTATGTCGTATCCAACCATGGGCATCTTCTTCTTGAGCTCTCCGTTCAGGTACTTCTCGGTGTTCAGAACCATTGTTTCTGTCTCTGAGAGCGGCGCGAAGCCAACTCCGAATGACGTGTCATTTGCTTCGAGTTTCTTTGTATCGTAAACTTCAACGAGATCAACCGATCCCTGGCCTATCCTTGAATCGATCATCACGTCTGCATCAACATCAAGATGCCTGAAGTGTTCCCTGAGATAGTCCCTTGCAGCCTTTATGGTTATTGACTTGAACGGTACGCGGTCGTTTCCAACCTTCGTCGTTGCCCTTCCACTGAGAAGTATGTATGTTGGCTCAAGGACAAGACCGCCTCCGTATTTCGGCGCAGACTGCCCTCCGACAACCTCGACCTGGTCTGTATTGTGGTGGAGAATCCTGCCGTAATGCTCGATGTAGTATTTTGACAGGGATCTGCTGACTGCCTCTGCAATTCCATCTGCGACACTGTCTGGATGTCCGATACCCTTTCTCTCTACTATTTCCACTTCCTTCTTTGGAGTCGGTATCTGGTGCAGCTCTTCGACTGAGATGTTTCTCTCCATAATTTACCTCTGGGTAGTCCATATTTATGGTTTATTAAATGTTTTGTAAGCAAATTCCAAATATTACGGCATCGGAAAATAATATTACTGGGGGTAATTAGAACAATATTTATGCTTTCCGTTTAATAACACCCATGAACTTCCTCATAAGTGTTTATGACAAGACTGGCCTCGCTGAATTTCTGAAAAAGGTCAGGGGACATATCGATGTAGTTTACGCCACATCCGGCACCTACAGATCGCTCAAGGATCTTGGCCTGAATCTGCATGAGACCTCCGAGATAACCGGCTTCGATGATCTGCTCGGAGGGAGGGTAAAAACGCTGCATCCGGTGCTTTACGCAGGCCTTCTGTACAGGGATAGAAATGAAGGCAACCAGGTGAAATTCGATGTCGTAATATCCAATCTGTATCCGTTCAGCGTTGACATGAAGACCGAGGACGAGATGATCGAGAACATTGACATTGGGGGCGTCTCCCTGACAAGGGCTGCTGCGAAGAACTACCGCAACATACTGGTCCTGACCTCCCCGGAGGACTATGCCACCGCTGCTGATGTCATAAACTCAGGAAATATACCGGAAGACTACAGAAAGAGGATGGCCATGAAGGCCTTCATAAGGATGGCCGAGTACGATGCCAGAATAAACGAAGGCCTGTCAAGGATATCCGGACTGGCCAGTGATTCGTACGTGGCCATAGGCTACAACGGGGAAAAGCTGAGGTACGGTGAAAATCCAGATCAGGCGGGATACCTCTTCACGAGCGATCCTTCTGTGGGCGTGGCTGCATCAGAAAAGCTCAATGGCAAGGAACTGTCGTACAACAACATCCTCGATGCGGACTCCGCTTTTGAGACGGCGCTCGAGTTCGATGATCCGGCCGTCATAGTCATGAAGCACAACACACCATCAGGCGTGGCCCAGGATAACGATATCGTGGCCGCTTTCAGAAAAGCATGGGATGCAGACCCGGAGAGTGCCTACGGTTCTGTCATAGCTGTAAACAGGAAGGTAACCGAGGATCTTGCCGCTGCCATGAAACCCTACTTCATAGAGGTTTTGCTCGCTCCGGATTATGATGAAAAGGCTCTGGATCTGCTCCGGAAGAAGAAGAACCTCAGGGTGCTGAAGGTCAGGTGGCAGAGGGACGATCGCCTGCGCATAAGATCCGTATCTGGTGGCTTCCTTGCGCAGACGCCAATGCGTGCATCCATCGATGCATCTTCCCTCAGGCTTGTTACCGAAAAAGGTGCGGATGAAAAGACCGTCCAGGATCTCCTATTTGCCTGGAAAGTCGTGGCAAGATCGAGGAGCAATTCCATAGTCTTTGCAAAGGATCTAGTAACCACAGGTATAGGTGCAGGGCAGACCTCAAGGGTTGAGGCCGCAAGAATAGCAGCACAGCGTGCAGGAGATAGATCCAGAGGATCTGTAATGGCGTCAGATGCCTTCTTCCCGTTTCCTGACAGCATCGATGTAGCGGCATCAGCTGGCATAAAGGCCATAATCCAGCCAGGGGGATCAATAAGGGATGATGAGGTAATAAAGCGCTGCAACGAACTCGGCATTCCTATGTATTTCACTGGAAAAAGGGTCTTTCTGCACTAAAAAATGTGACGATCCGAAATTCACTCTCCGGTGAATTTCGGTTTTCTCTTCTCCTTGAAGGCCGTTAGTCCCTCCTTTGCATCCTTTGTTCTGAATGTCAGCGCAAACTTTTCCTTTTCGAGTTCATAGCCTTCTCTACCGATGCTGGTCATGACTTCTTTTATGTATCTGATTGATACCGCAGGCTTCTCGGCGAGTTCCCTTGCAAGCTTCATCGCCTCATCGATGTAATTCTCAGAAACCATGTTAACTATGCCATGGGCAAGGGCCTCCTTCTCATCTATGATCTTCCCAGTCATGGCGAGGTACTTTCCGTAAGACGGGCCGGCAAGTTCCATTATTCTCTGCGTACCGCCGAATCCAGGCATTATGCCAAGCCCCACCTCTGGGAATCCGTACTTTGTGTTGACATCTGATATCCTGAAATCACAAGCTAATGCAAGCTCGAAGCCACCACCCAGTGCATACCCATGGATAGCGGCTATCACGGGTTTTTCATAGGTTGCAATACTGTTCATGACATTCTGGCCAAGATCTGAGAAACGAAAGGCTGCACGGTCATCCATTGTCAGGAAATTGTTTATGTCTGCACCTGCAGAGAAAGCTCGATCGCTTCCCCTGAGGACTATTACCTTTCCAGATCCCCTCACTGCATGATCGATCTCTTGAAGCAAATCGATTGTCAACGGGTTTAGTGGGTTTTCTCTCCTTATCTCTATCACCCTAACACCATCCTCGTCCTTCACAACTATCTCCCTATATTTCTCTTCTGTCAATGGGGCACCTCATTACGATGATCCTTTGAAATCTCTTTATGCTTTCTGCAAGTT
Protein-coding regions in this window:
- a CDS encoding translation initiation factor IF-6 translates to MIRKTSVLRSNFIGIYAKAWDDVAFITMMADEKTVADFQEVLQVDVRRISIDNSSLIGTMMVMNSNGLIVPYGSEITGLGDLDGRNVLQLKDKINAIGNDIIANDHGAIIHKNFSNRSRKEIEDTLGVETIRTTIGNILTVGSAGILTSKGMLVNPETDDDELEFLRDFFKVSVKSGTANFGSIYVGASIVANSKGVLVGKDTTPIEMDRIDDVLS
- the pyrE gene encoding orotate phosphoribosyltransferase; this translates as MGGLEEDLLRVGAIKFGDFVLTSGKRSTYYVDIKEAATDPSVLRKIASEFSGMIRSSKIAGMELGAVPLIVATALQMSIPYIIVRKERSHGTMSLLVGKFEKGEEIDVIEDVVTTGNSVLKAVNTLRENGAVVKRAYCVVDREEGGSDLLKENGIDLHPIIRISQVKGFRK
- a CDS encoding 50S ribosomal protein L39e, encoding MSRNKELGRKIRLMKKIKQNRRVPGWVMMRTARKVTQNPLRRNWRRGSLKI
- a CDS encoding DNA-binding protein, which translates into the protein MDDDEELERIRRQQLESMQRQAMQEQMREEQEKQREAERARRQQILRQILDPSARERLNNVRLVRPDLADNVENQLIQLASMGRINRMLSERDIIDILSKLTENKREPKIERRSK
- a CDS encoding methionine adenosyltransferase; its protein translation is MERNISVEELHQIPTPKKEVEIVERKGIGHPDSVADGIAEAVSRSLSKYYIEHYGRILHHNTDQVEVVGGQSAPKYGGGLVLEPTYILLSGRATTKVGNDRVPFKSITIKAARDYLREHFRHLDVDADVMIDSRIGQGSVDLVEVYDTKKLEANDTSFGVGFAPLSETETMVLNTEKYLNGELKKKMPMVGYDIKVMGFRQKDTINLTVAAAMVDKYIHDADEYFNIKDELKQLVLDNAVEYTDKEVKVYINTADIKEDGKAVGYLTVTGMSMENGDDGSVGRGNRVNGLITPYRAMSMEAAAGKNPVTHVGKLYNVLSNKIANDIVKEEGNDIAEVLVRIVSQIGRPIDDPHVASVQVIYEGNVDHSKHKNNIRNLVDDRLAHISDLTMEFVEGKIPVF
- the rimI gene encoding ribosomal protein S18-alanine N-acetyltransferase; this encodes MAINAVAGSIREFSPKDIDQVYRIAQESLTEFYTQSLIMDLHREWPESFMVYTITDTVVGFIVGSKYSRTEARILLFAVDERFRKMGVGSALMDRFLQLCREENMLSVRLEVRTDNDEAIRFYKKYGFVITALLPGYYSDSSNAYTMWRIV
- a CDS encoding 50S ribosomal protein L31e; protein product: MADETVAQEVIINVPLRDAKASSRKRRADTAVSILRNFVSKKMKIDKGKIWIDPKVSEKIWERGREHIPSKMSVKVIKLEEGTTEIIMP
- the purH gene encoding bifunctional phosphoribosylaminoimidazolecarboxamide formyltransferase/IMP cyclohydrolase, yielding MNFLISVYDKTGLAEFLKKVRGHIDVVYATSGTYRSLKDLGLNLHETSEITGFDDLLGGRVKTLHPVLYAGLLYRDRNEGNQVKFDVVISNLYPFSVDMKTEDEMIENIDIGGVSLTRAAAKNYRNILVLTSPEDYATAADVINSGNIPEDYRKRMAMKAFIRMAEYDARINEGLSRISGLASDSYVAIGYNGEKLRYGENPDQAGYLFTSDPSVGVAASEKLNGKELSYNNILDADSAFETALEFDDPAVIVMKHNTPSGVAQDNDIVAAFRKAWDADPESAYGSVIAVNRKVTEDLAAAMKPYFIEVLLAPDYDEKALDLLRKKKNLRVLKVRWQRDDRLRIRSVSGGFLAQTPMRASIDASSLRLVTEKGADEKTVQDLLFAWKVVARSRSNSIVFAKDLVTTGIGAGQTSRVEAARIAAQRAGDRSRGSVMASDAFFPFPDSIDVAASAGIKAIIQPGGSIRDDEVIKRCNELGIPMYFTGKRVFLH
- a CDS encoding 30S ribosomal protein S19e — its product is MVSVKYVPSDLLINYVSEKLKSEKKIAEPDWSKYVKTGISREKSPVNRDWIYVRAAAMLRKLYINGYLGISRMSSEYGGKVDRGSKRYHAAQGSRSIIRYLFHELEKAGYVQKTPKGRSLSPQGMSLLDNASKDIIKQLAEKDPAFQKFI
- a CDS encoding enoyl-CoA hydratase/isomerase family protein, producing the protein MTEEKYREIVVKDEDGVRVIEIRRENPLNPLTIDLLQEIDHAVRGSGKVIVLRGSDRAFSAGADINNFLTMDDRAAFRFSDLGQNVMNSIATYEKPVIAAIHGYALGGGFELALACDFRISDVNTKYGFPEVGLGIMPGFGGTQRIMELAGPSYGKYLAMTGKIIDEKEALAHGIVNMVSENYIDEAMKLARELAEKPAVSIRYIKEVMTSIGREGYELEKEKFALTFRTKDAKEGLTAFKEKRKPKFTGE
- a CDS encoding ATP-dependent DNA helicase; this encodes MYENRQYQVEAIDFLRSSLQKSYGVALESPTGSGKTIMALKSALQYSSERKLKVLYLVRTNSQEEQVIKELRSLSSTMKIRAIPMQGRVNMCILYRMVDDLHEINAESLAKFCNMKKREVMAGNEAACPYFNFKIRSDETKRFLFDELPTAEEFYDYGERNNVCPYESMKAALPDADIVIAPYAYFLNRSVAEKFLSHWGVSRNQIVIILDEAHNLPDIGRSIGSFRISVESLNRADREAQAYGDPELSQKIHVSDLIEMIRSALQSMVSERCGKGDVRIRFQEFMEYMRIMNKRSEREIRSLLNYLYLFGEYVENEKEKVGKVPFSYCSSVASRIIAFSDQDEEKYAAILSPEDGGYMQAACLDPSGILEVLKESKTIHMSGTLDPFDFYSDITGFEIPFKKIGEIFPPENRYIAYYDGVSSKYDTLDEKELDRMATVIEDIILKVKKNTIVYFPSYSLMDRVENRVSFEHMKEYRGIDQKELYSMLKKFRRDHGTIFAVSGGRLSEGINFPGNELEMIILAGLPFPRPDAINRSLFDYYERKYGKGWEYSVVYPTAIKIRQEIGRLIRSAEDTGACVILDKRAGQFRKFIPDMKKTSDPASDIYNFFISAQAREKYGA